One part of the Lycium ferocissimum isolate CSIRO_LF1 chromosome 8, AGI_CSIRO_Lferr_CH_V1, whole genome shotgun sequence genome encodes these proteins:
- the LOC132068285 gene encoding membrane protein PM19L-like: MARTVARSIAAPLLFLNLLMYLIVLGFASWCLNRYINGQTNHPSFGGNGATMFFLVFAILASVLGIISKLMGANHLRAWRNDSLAAAGSSATVAWAVTALAFGLACKEINIGGWRGWRLRVLEGFTIVLAFTQLLYLLMLHAGMFSSRYGPGYRETDQYGAAGGHPVGEKGVGIPTSTTAV; this comes from the exons atggctaGGACGGTGGCAAGGAGTATTGCAGCTCCATTACTGTTTCTTAACTTACTAATGTATTTAATAGTATTGGGTTTTGCTAGTTGGTGTCTCAACAGGTACATTAATGGCCAAACAAATCATCCTA GTTTTGGTGGAAATGGAGCGACAATGTTCTTCCTAGTATTCGCGATATTGGCGTCTGTTTTGGGAATAATATCAAAGCTTATGGGTGCAAATCATCTAAGGGCATGGAGAAACGATAGTCTTGCTGCTGCTGGTTCCTCAGCTACTGTTGCTTGGGCTGTCACTGCACTAGCTTTTGG GTTGGCATGCAAGGAGATAAATATAGGAGGGTGGAGAGGATGGAGGCTTCGAGTACTTGAAGGATTCACTATAGTTTTAGCATTTACTCAACTTCTCTATCTCCTCATGCTTCATGCCGGAATGTTCAGCAGCCGCTACGGTCCCGGCTACCGTGAAACTGATCAATATGGCGCGGCCGGTGGACATCCGGTCGGAGAGAAGGGTGTAGGCATACCTACAAGTACAACAGCGGTGTAA